Within Flagellimonas maritima, the genomic segment TTAAGCCAAGACCTGTAAAGAATGCACCCATCAGAAATGCCATTTGTTTGTTTTGTTCTTCAATCTGGCCAGTATAATCGACTTTAATATTGTCTGGAATACCTTCAAAATTTTGCATTTCATCCTGCACTTTGCTAACAATTGCACCCGCATCTGTAAAACCAGGAGCCAGGGCCGAATAGACAGTAACCACTCTTCTTACATCTCGGTGTTTAATTGCGCTAAAACCAGAACTGTTTACCTGTTTTGCAACTGCAGACACAGGAACTTCCTTTATCTGGCCGGATGATTGATCCCTGAACGTAATTTTTTGATTGAAAATTGCGCTGGTATTATATCTGTTCTGTTCATTAAAGCGAACATATATGTCATAATCCTCTCCGTCTTCCTTATAAATTCCTGCTTTTGCCCCAAAAATTGAATTACGTAATTGTTGTCCAACCTGTCCAGTGGCAACGCCCAGCTCTCCTGCCTTCTTTCTATCTACAGCTACAAGCATAGCCGGCTTGGATTTGTTCACATCGATTTTAAGTTCATCGATTCCCGGAATATTTTTGGAGTTTATGTAATTGCGCATTTTCTCAGCAGAAGCAATTAATTCAGTATAGTCATCGCCCTCCAATTCAATATTGATGGGATACCCTGCCGGTGGCCCCACAGCATCTTTTTCAACAGATATAGCTACCCCAGGGTATACATCCTTCAAAGCTTCCTGAACTTTTTTCAACAACTCATTACTATCAGCTCCCTCTCGGAATTTATATTCACGCATAGTAGCCGTAATCTTTCCTCTATGCGGCATTTCTGCAGCGGAGCCGCCATCAGTTTGTGGATTGCCAGCTCCTTCACCAACTTGTGATACGGCACTTTCAGTCAAAAAGTTAAAGTCACCGTTCATGTAAGCTTCCTTATTGATAATGTCGTAAACACGCTGCTCAATATCCTTGGTGATGGTATTGGTTTTTTTGATATCTGTACCCTCAGGGTATTCGATATAAACAATAATCTGATTGGGAGTATTATCAGGGAAAAATTCCACTTTGGTTCTCTGACTGCCCACTGATGCACCAAATCCCATGAATGCTATGACTAATAGCACAAATGTTCCTATCGCTATAAAAATGGGCTTTCTTCCATTGAGCGAAAATCGAAGTGTTCTTTCATACCAGCGCTCCCACTTTGGTAGAATCTTGTTTTGGAAGCCAGCTGCCCAATTTCTTAAAAATAGCCTATAACCCCATAACAATATAGCCGTTACGATCATTAAAGTACCCAACGCGCGATAAGCGCCACCAAAAATCAGAATCAATAATCCAATGACGCTTATAATTGCGGTAATCCTTATAATCTGCTTCAGTGGCATACTTTTATCTTCTGTCGTCATAAACTTAGAGACCAGAACTGAGTTGAAAAAAATCGCTACAAATAAGGAAGAACCCAATACCACGGACAAGGTTACAGGAAAGTAAATCATGAATTGTCCCATTACTCCAGGCCATAGACCAAGTGGAACAAACGCAGCTACTGTTGTAAGTGTTGAAATAATAATAGGAAATGCAATTTCCCCAATACCTTTTTTAGCGGCTTCTACTCGCGACATCCCTTCTTCGTCCATTAAACGATATACGTTTTCTACAACAACGATTCCGTTATCAACCAACATACCCAGACCCATAATCAATCCAAAGAGAATCATGGTGTTCATGGTATAGCCTAAAAGATTCAATATCATTAAAGACATGAACATGGACATTGGTATCGCAAACCCTACAAATAGCGCATTTTTAAACCCTAAAAAGAACATGAGTACGGTAACCACCAAAATGATTCCAAAAATAATGTTGTTGACCAAATCATCTACCTGACCTATGGTCTTTGAGGATTGGTCATTGGCAATGGTTACTTCTACATCTTGTGGGAAGACATTTTTTACCGCATCGTCAACCATTACCTGAATTTGTTCAGCCGCTGCAACCATGTTTTTCCCTGCACGTTTTTTAACGTCCAGCATGACTACAGGATGACCAAATTCCCTGGCAAAAGTTGTTTTATCTTCTTCTTTAAAAGAAACTTTGGCAATATCCTTTAAGTAGATCGGGTTGTTGTTCTCAGACTTGACCACAAAATTTTCAAGTTCTTCAGGCTCATCGATTTCACCAACAATTCTAATGGTCCTGCGTTGGCCACTCGTAATGAGATTGCCAGCAGAGGTCGTCATGTTTTCTCTGCTTATGGTATTAATGATATCATCGAAGCTTACTTGCGCGGCCATCATTTTATAGATATCGACTGCAACTTCCACTTCTTTTTCCTGTACGCCTCTAATATCCACTTGCTTTATTTCCTGCAACCCTTCAATTTCATCTTCCAAATATTCACCATATTCTTTGAGTTTATCTACTGGATAATCACCGGAAATATTAATGTTCAGGATAGGGATTTCTTCGGACATACTAAGATCGAACACATTCGGCTCGACTTTTGCCCCATTAAAGGTGGGCCAATCTTCCCCAGAAGTTTCGGTATCCACTTCATCTTTTACTTTTTGCAGGGCAGCTTCTACAGAAATTCTTTCATCAAATTCTACGATAATCATAGAATAATCCTCTTGCGATGTTGATGTAATCTCGATAACGTTGCTAACCGTTTTAAGGTTGTCTTCCAGCGGATCGGTAATCAGTTTTTCAATATCCTCTGCGGTGTTTCCGGGATATAATGAGCTAATATATATTTTGGTTTCCTTTATTTCCGGAAAGCTCTCTCTTGGCATACTAAAATAGGCTGAAGCCCCCAAAAAGAGAATGACGGCAATTAAAACATACATCGTTGTTTTATTGTCAATGGCCCAAGACGATAGCTTAAACTCTTTGTCTACTTTTTTCTTTTGTTTGCTCATATTTAAGTCTTTAGTCTATAGTTGATAGACGTTAGTTTTTTATTTCTTAAGATAGTTTTGAAGGCTTGTCAACATTTTTGATAATTCAACAAGTTGACTTTTTAATTTCATTTCCTTGTGGTTTGAAATATATGCTTGTCTACGTGCGATAGTTATACGAACAACACTTTCTTTAATAGAACCCATAGCGATTTGTAAAAATCTATTGAACTGAGCGTTGGTATCTCCAGCACCTTCAGCAATGTTCAAAGGAATGGATGTGGACGCCCTTGTAAATTGAGATGTTAGTCTATAGGTTTCCTCTTTTGGAAATTCTTTGCATAGTTCATAGACATCATCCACAAAATCTAAGGATTTTTGATACACTTTTAAATCTTCAAAAGAGAAGTGAGCAGAGTTCATAGACTATCGACTAAAGACTATATACTATTTTTGATTCTAACTTTTTGCCCTTCTTTTACACTCCTGGCACCTTCGTCTATAACCCCGTCGCCATTGTTTATCCCAGACAGCACCTCAACATAATCTCCTTGGGTTTTCCCGGTGGTAATGATTTTCTTAGTGGCGATAGCTTCGGAAGAAACCGAATCGTTCTCTACCAAATAAACATATTGTTGTCCTGCGGCATTTTCAGATACAATGCTTTGGGGAATCAAAATAGCGCTTTCATTGGTATAGTCGTTTATCATAACTCTAGCTGTTAAATTTGGCTTTATCCTACCATCGCTGCTTGGAACAGGAATCTCCACTGTGAAGGACCTATTGCTTGGATTGATAAAATTACCAGTTTGTCTTACTTTTGTTGTGACGCTGTCACCCAGTACGGGAAAATAAACATTTACATTTTTTCCCACAGTTACGGTTGGCAGATGACTTTCAGGTACCTCTACTTCAATGTACATGTTAGATAGGTTGACTATCCTAAAAACTTCAGAACCAGGGCCTGGTGCCACTACAGTTCCCTGATCTTTTATTACATCGTCAATAATACCGGAAAATGGAGCTCTAATAGTTGATTTAGAAACTTGGCTCTGCATCTGTTTTACAGCACTTTCTTGTGCTTCGTAAGTTGTTTTTGCTTGTAAGTATTGAATTTCTGAGCCAATATTCTGTTCCCAAAGTCTCTTTTGGCGTTCAAAAGTGGTCTTGGCCAATTCAGATTGTGTTTTCATTTGTGCCAACTGGCTCGATAATCCCCCATCATCTATGGAGGCCAACAATTGCCCTTTTGAAACCTTTTGCCCCTCTTTTACATAGACGCGTTGTAATGTCCCGGATATTTCTGGGTAAATGAGTACGTTCTGTTTGGTCATTACATCGCCTTGAAGTTCCAAATAGTGATCGAAGTTTTCAGATTTTGCTTCTATGGTAGTTACTAAAGGGAGCTTTGCATTATCATCTAAAGTTGCAATAGCGGAATCAAGTAATTGCACTTTACTTTCCAATGCTTTTTGCTGTTCTGAAATCTCACTCTGTTTAGCGCGCATGGCATCCAGATCGTTGCTGGCAATAACGCTTTCCACGGAATTTTTATCGCCTTCTCCACATGAAGATAAAACGAATACCGCTAGTAATGAATATATAATTGTTTTCATGATGGTATGGTTTTCTTTTTGATTATTGATTCAATATGTTTTCCAGGTCTGTTTTTCTATTGATTACGTCTACCATGGATTGTAGATATTCTTGTTGTGTGGTATAGAGCTGTGTCTGTGCCTGTCTTAATTCAAAACTGGTGGCAATACCTTCTGAGTATTTTATTTGGTTCTTGTTTTCAATGCGCTCTGCAAGTCTTAGGTTTTCTTTTGAGGTACCGTATTCCTCAATGGCCAAAATATAATCGCTTTTTGCAGTTTCCAATTGTAGGCGAATTTGCTCTTCGGCCTCTGTTAATTGTGTTTTTGCTTTTTCCAAAGCTATTTTGGCTCTCTGTGTGCTAGCACTTCTTCCCAATGAACTAAAAATTGGAATATTCAAGTCTACCCCAAAGTTTGAAAAAGCAAACCAGTCTTGTCCGCGGTCCAAAAAAGTAAAACTATCTCCAAAGGAAAGTCCACCATAGTTAATAAAAGCATTTAAAGTTGGCAAAGCCCTACTTTTTGCCAGTTTTAATTCGTAGAAGCGTTGTTCATTTAAATTGTTGGCAAGCTTAAAGTCAACATTGTTTTCCATTTTTAATTCTGCATCCAATACGCCCAAATCTATTTTTTCTTGGGCGAGGTCATCCAAATCTTCCGTTAAAGTTGTAGGAGAACCAATAGGCAATCCCATGATTAGATTTAGCATCTGAAGCGTTATTTTTTCTAATCGTTTGGCGTTTTTTAACTGATTTTCTATTGATGATAGTGTAATCTGCAATTGGTCCACACTTTCTTCGTCTCCAAGTCCGTTTTCAAAAATCCGTTTAGTTTCAAAAAGATTCTTTTCTAAAGTGGCCTTATTGTTTTCAGAAATCAACACACTCTCTTGGGCTAGAAGCACATTTCCATAGGCCTCTACTACCGCTTTGCGAACATCCAAGTCCGTTTTTTCCTTGTTATTTTGACTATAGCTCAAAAAAGCTTTAGTTGCTTGTACGCCTACAATATATGAGCCGTCGAAGATTTGCTGTCTTAAAGTAGCGGTAGCAGTGGCTTGTTGGGGCTGTCCAAAAACAACTTCGACAAAAGTGCCGGGCTCACCATCTGGTATAATTTCTCCAGGTAGCTGAACTACTTGTTGTTCCAATTGGTTTAGATAGTTAACGGTTCCATCTATCTGTGGCAGTCCTGTAGCAATGGTTTCCCATTTTTGTTTTTGGGCATCTACAATATCCCTATCGGCATTGATAGCCTTATAGTTATTTTGTAGGGCATAAATAATGGCTTCGTCAAGACTAAAATTATTTGGACTTTCCTGGGCATTGGAAAGACAAGGCAAAATTAATAAGAAACATAAAGTGATGATTCGCATTTATTCTTGGTTTGAGTTGATGATTGCGTTTAATATTTTTCTTCCTTTTGGGGTTACGATTCCCCTTAAGTGATATTCTAGGTAATAGTCCTCGAGTTCAACTTTTGTAAACATGGTCGATGGAAAAAGGTCGAGATCACCGAGGCTTACCGCTCCGGAGAAGTAGATGCGCGCCACAAACTGTATGTTCAGGTTTTCGCGATATATTCCTATTTCCATTCCTCGTCTTATATTATCGACCACGCATTCCTGCATAACTTCGAACTCTTTCTTTTTTAAGGTTTCGAAAATTTTTGGATAATATTTTCGAAGTTGGTACTGCGGTGATGATTTCTCGTCTTTTAAATGTAACATCACGAACTTTTTGATTTCGTATAATTCTTCGATCGGATTTTTTTTAAGAGCGATAATGTCATCGATTCCGTCAGAAATACAGTAGAACAGATCCATGGTGCTTTCCTCTATGAGTTTGGTCTTATTCTCAAAATGAGAATAAATTGTCTTTTTTGAAATCCCCATTTCATTTGCCAGATCATCCATGGTAACACTCTTAAAACCTAGGTTAAGGAATAAATCTGTAGCTCTGTGTAATATTTTTTCTCTCATATTGAGCGCCAAAAATAAACATGGAAACTTTAGAAACAAAAAAAGTTTCCAAAGTTTTACATTTTTTTAACGTCCTGTTTGTTTTCAATATTCTTACCATGATCAACACTAAGAAGACGAAAATGTGAATTTATTTTGGACTGAATTGTCGTTTTATTTCCTGAATACATGAAAATATATGCTGTATTAGCTTTCATCCTTCTTCTTACAATGGAAACACTATTTCTGGAAATCATTGATCTGTTTTTTGATTGCGTTGCAAGTATTCTTTGTAAGCTTGTTCGCCTTCTTCTTTCCAAAATTGATCGTAATGTTGCCACTGGGAGTATTCTTTTTTGGAGTCACAAAACCTTTTTAGTTTATTTTGGTGTTTGTTTTTAGAACCCCTTCCTTTAGGGGACTTATCACCAAATCCAAACAAGATTTTTGCTAGGACGAGAAGCCCAATAGCTTGCCAGTAACTAATAACGACCAATCCAAAAAGTTCTGGCATTAGCCAGTTCCATAAAAGCATGAATGCATAGCCCATTAAAAAAATGAATATGATTCCAAGGAGGATCATAAAAAATATCTTGAATCCTTTGGTCACATATTTTTCAACTTTTCTTTCGTATTTATCTCTTCTATCCATAATTTTTCTTTTTATTTTCTTTTTATTTTCTCCAGTTCTAATTTTTTTGATAATAAGGACAGCGCTCGATGCCTTCTTGACATTAAAGTGCCTTGGGGAATATTGGTTTGCTCAGAAATTTCCCTATAGGAATATCCTTCAAAATCGATAGCTATGATAATATCGCGGTATTCCGGTCTTAGACTTTTAATTGCGACTTTTAGTGCAATTTTCAAAGTTTCTGAATAAGGGTCGTCCGCATTGCCATAAAATAATTCTGCAAAATCTTCCCATTGCTTTTCAATTTCGTCGCTGTCTTCCACATTATTTTTTTTGGTTCGCATAATATCAATGATTCTGTTTTTAATGGCATTGTAAACGAATCCGGCAATATTATTTATTGGTGAAGCTTCTTCTGACCTTGAAAATACTCTTAGCGCAACATCTTGAATAATATCTTCCGCATCACGCTCCGTGGTGTCCGTAATTTTTGAATGCACGTACCCTCGCAAAGAATTATATTCTTCATCAAAAAAAGCCGTAAGTTTCTTATAATTCTCTTTATTGGAAACCATTCAAATAAGCTGTTTGCTATCTTCAATCATAAAGACGAAGGTTTTCAAATCTATTGCGTTTTTTCAGATAAACTTTTTTCAAATTTTGCTAAACTTGATTTATTGACAGTATTTTTGAGTTATGACGAATCCGAAATCAATAAACCAGTACAGGGCACTGTTCGTTTCCCATTTAGAGGGACAAATCAAACTTAAAGAACCAGAAAACCTATATGAACCTATAATATATATACTCGGTTTGGGCGGGAAGCGTTTACGCCCTGTTTTGACCTTAATGTCCGCAGAGCTATTTGGAAGTAACACAATGAATGCGATGAATGCGGCCATGGCAGTTGAGATGTTCCACAATTTTTCCTTGGTACATGATGATATTATGGATGATGCCCCACTAAGAAGAGGAAAAACTACAGTTCATGAAAAGTGGGACATAAATACAGGTATTTTGTCCGGGGATGCCATGCTCATCAAATCCTATCAATTTTTTGAATCTTATCCTCTCGAAGTCTTCAAGGAACTTACCTCTTTGTTCAGCCAAACCGCTATTGAAGTATGCGAAGGACAACAGTACGATGTGGACTTTGAAACTAGGGAAGATGTAACCATTTTGGAGTACTTAAAGATGATAGCCTACAAAACGGCCGTTTTGGTAGCTACTGCTATGAAAATGGGTGCTATTGTCGCCAATGCTCCAGAAAAAGACGCTGATGCTATATATGATTTTGGTAAAAACTTGGGTCTCGCTTTCCAATTACAAGATGATTATTTGGATGCTTTTGGCAATCCCGAAACTTTTGGAAAACAGGTAGGGGGGGATATTATAGAAAATAAAAAGACATTTCTTTTTTTAAAATCACTGGAGCTGGGTAAAAAAGAACAAAAAGAGGCTCTTATGCATCTATATTCAATCAAACCGGAAGATTCCGATACCAAAGTGGAAACCGTGAAAACAATTTTTAAGGAAAGCGGGGCAGTTGAAGAAACCAAAGCAGCAATTCATGAATATACAGAAAGGGCTTTCAGCGCCTTGGAGATGGTAAATATTTCAAAGCCCAACAAGCTTGTTTTAAGGGAATTTGGAAAAAATCTGATGGGGCGAACAGTTTAGAACAGCCTTTTGAACAAGGCTTTGACAAATGGCAGTGGTTTTGGAGCTGACATTATAAGAAGGTCCTCCCAAAAGCTGGTTTCATTGTCCAAGAATTTAAAGATGAGTTGTGGCTTTCTTTTTTTGAACAACGATTCAAATATGGATTGTCCTAAATGATTGGTCCTATAAAGAATGTCCAAAAGCAATAAATCGTAAAACCAAAACTTATCCTTTTTATGAAACTGGGACAATGGCCTGTTCTTTTTCAAATGCACTATCAGAGCATCCACTTTTTTGCTTGTGTTGTAAAATGTAAAACCTGTGCTTGGTTTTGCCCAACCTCCTGCGATACCAATATTCATTACGCTGTCAGAATTATGTTGGTGAAATTCATAACAGGTCATGGGAATATTTCCGTGTTCTTTTTCTAAAATAGTATAATTAGGACAGTCTAGTTTATTTTCTATATAATCCAGAATTCCTTCCTCATATTCTGAATGTTCAAGAGGAGCTTCAGAAAATAAGGTATATTCCAAAAGTGCTTCATTTTTTGAAAAAGGCAATATGTACATAAAACGCGTATTCCCTTTCTGGGGAATTGAAAAGTCCATGAAGGTAGCTTCATCAGGATTAAAAATAGTATTATCCGTCTTTATGAACCATCCCAAAAAATGCTGTTGCAGTACAGGATATTTTTTTTGACTCTGAACTTTCGTATAGTCAAAAATGCTATTAAAAATAATTTTACCGGAATAGCTTTTAGTTTGTGTCGATACAATCCCTCCATTTCCGTTTTCCCGTATATCTGTAACATGGTCTTTTATCCAAGTAATATTGGGAGAGGCCTTTACAATTTTTATGTAATGATTATAGAAATCGATTCCCCTGAGCATTTTATAGCTGTAAGGTTCTATTGATTTGGAAAGTCTCAATTTTTTGCCCGCAAAATAAATCTTTGACCATTTTTTATATAAAAGATGATCAAATTTACCGTCACCTTTTTCCCAAAAACACCAAGTTCGGTCATTTTTGGTCTTATCATCTTTATCCAGAATAAGGATAGACTTTGATTTGAAGAAATCATCACTGGCAAAAGTATGGGCCAATAACAAACCTGAAGCTCCTCCACCAATAATGATATAATCGTAGTTGGGCATTGATCAAAAATAAGGAATGTAAAATAGTTTATTCCGTAAAGACCTCATAGTGCTTTACTTTTTCTTCAAACTCAAGTAGATAGTCTTTATCTTGTGGATAGTATTTTGCTATTTCATAATCATTGCCTGCAAAATTTTTGATCGCTTCAAGACTTGTCCAATATGTTATTAAATGAAAATGGGCAATACCTTCTTCTATTCTTCGCAAAAAAGAAAGTTTTACAAAACCTTCGGTGCTACTATAGTCGGGTATTGCCTTTAATTTCATGAAAGATGTATACGCTTCATAGTGTTCCGCTTTAGTTGTTCCGTGCCAAATCCTTGCAATCATGGGCCAATTATTTATTGTTGGTCTTTATATGACAATATTATAATTAAAGATTAGGATTTATGGGGATTCTTACTGGGAAAAAAATTAACACTACCTACTTTCTATACTTAGTTCATTTAATATATAATCAATAAATAGGTTTATGCATTGCTATAATTATATGCAGCAACAATATTTAGACATATCTAAAAATATGTTTTTATGAATAAAAACGTATTTTTGGAAAAACTAGTTGTGTGACACGTTCAGAGGAGAATTATATAAAAACAATTTTTCATTTGGGAGGGAATAATAGTGAATTGGTCGCTACCAACTCAATTGCGGAACAGATGAAAACTAAACCATCTTCTGTAACGGATATGGCCAAAAAACTGGCAGAAAAAAATTTGATAAACTACGTTCCGTACCAAGGGGTTTCCCTAACTAGTTTTGGAAAGAAGACCGCTCTCTCCATTATTAGAAAACATAGATTATGGGAGGTGTTTCTCGTTAAAAAGTTGGACTTTTCATGGGATGAAGTTCATGAAGTTGCAGAACAGTTGGAACACATTAAAAGTGAAAAATTAATAGACAAAATAGATGAGCTTTTAGAATTTCCAAAGTATGATCCCCATGGAGATCCCATTCCGAGCAAGGATGGAAAATTTATGGAAAGGGACAAACAATTACTCAGCGAGATGCCTTTGAACATAAAAGCTGTCTGTGTAGGTGTAAAAGATACATCGACTACTTTTTTAAAATTTTTGGACAAAAATAAAATTGCTCTGGGAAACACTATGACTGTGTTGGAAAAAGAGGATTTTGATGATTCCCTTCATATAAAAATGGAAGAAAAAGAGTTCCATATATCACATCAGATAGCATCCAATCTTTATGTAAAAAAGCACGACTAATGGAACAGGTGATTCAATATTTTGAGCGTATAGATCCTATTTTGGCGGCATTTTATGCTACACTATTTACTTGGGGGCTAACTGCTGCCGGTGCAGCATTGGTCTTTTTCTTTAAAGGAATGAACCGAGCTTTGTTGGATGGAATGCTTGGTTTTACCGGTGGCGTAATGGTTGCCGCAAGTTTTTGGAGTCTTTTGGCCCCAGGAATCGAGATGAGTGAAGGAGAGGGTTTTGTAAAAGTAATCCCAGCAGCTGTTGGCTTTTTATTGGGAGCTCTTTTCATTTTCGGATTGGATAAAGTGTTGCCTCATTTACACATTAATTTTAAAGAGAGCGAAGCCGAAGGAGTTAAAACACCTTGGCATAGGACAACCTTACTGACCTTGGCTATTACTTTGCACAACATTCCCGAGGGTTTGGCTGTTGGGGTACTTTTTGGGGGTGTAGCGGCAGGTTTTGATGGCGCAACCATTGGTGGTGCTGTAGCTTTGGCACTAGGGATAGGTCTTCAAAATTTCCCAGAAGGTTTTGCTGTGGCAATGCCCTTGCGAAGGCAGGGATTGAGCAGAACAAAAAGCTTTATGTTTGGTCAGGCCTCTGCAATGGTAGAGCCCATTGCGGCAGTTTTGGGAGCTTGGGCAGTTCTTACTTTTGAACCGATCTTGCCCTATGCGCTATCTTTTGCTGCGGGAGCAATGATTTTTGTAGTGGTAGAGGAAGTAATTCCAGAAACTCAAAGAGATAAATATACTGACATTGCCACAATGGGTTTCATTGGTGGATTCATCATAATGATGATTTTGGATGTAGGGTTGGGGTAAA encodes:
- a CDS encoding metal-dependent transcriptional regulator yields the protein MTRSEENYIKTIFHLGGNNSELVATNSIAEQMKTKPSSVTDMAKKLAEKNLINYVPYQGVSLTSFGKKTALSIIRKHRLWEVFLVKKLDFSWDEVHEVAEQLEHIKSEKLIDKIDELLEFPKYDPHGDPIPSKDGKFMERDKQLLSEMPLNIKAVCVGVKDTSTTFLKFLDKNKIALGNTMTVLEKEDFDDSLHIKMEEKEFHISHQIASNLYVKKHD
- a CDS encoding ZIP family metal transporter, with the protein product MEQVIQYFERIDPILAAFYATLFTWGLTAAGAALVFFFKGMNRALLDGMLGFTGGVMVAASFWSLLAPGIEMSEGEGFVKVIPAAVGFLLGALFIFGLDKVLPHLHINFKESEAEGVKTPWHRTTLLTLAITLHNIPEGLAVGVLFGGVAAGFDGATIGGAVALALGIGLQNFPEGFAVAMPLRRQGLSRTKSFMFGQASAMVEPIAAVLGAWAVLTFEPILPYALSFAAGAMIFVVVEEVIPETQRDKYTDIATMGFIGGFIIMMILDVGLG